The following are encoded in a window of bacterium genomic DNA:
- the hemC gene encoding hydroxymethylbilane synthase: MPGLPLRIGTRGSALALAQAGHVRDALAAAHPDRAPELVPIRTTGDRLQQGPLAPAGGKGLFVKEIEEALQDGRIDCAVHSLKDLPATLAPGCMLGAVPPRADARDVLVAHAAGLAALPAGSRVGTASVRRRAQLLAHRPDLAIVFLRGNVDTRLRKWRAGEVDALVLAAAGLARLGIAEPAARPLSTELLLPAIGQGALALECRADDAATRACLRVVADADAEVAVAAERAFLHAIGGDCNTPMAAHAEVAGARVALRAMVIDPDGRERVEAHDDAARGDAERLGAALAAQLLARGAGRLLGR, translated from the coding sequence ATGCCCGGGCTCCCCCTGCGCATCGGCACCCGCGGCAGCGCCCTCGCCCTCGCCCAGGCGGGGCACGTGCGCGATGCGCTCGCCGCCGCACATCCCGACCGCGCGCCCGAGCTGGTCCCGATCCGCACCACGGGCGACCGGCTCCAGCAGGGACCGCTGGCGCCCGCCGGCGGCAAGGGCCTGTTCGTGAAGGAGATCGAGGAGGCGCTCCAGGACGGCCGCATCGACTGCGCGGTGCACTCGCTGAAGGATCTGCCGGCCACGCTCGCACCGGGGTGCATGCTCGGTGCCGTGCCGCCGCGCGCCGACGCACGCGACGTGCTGGTCGCGCACGCAGCCGGCCTCGCCGCGCTGCCGGCGGGCAGCCGCGTCGGCACGGCGAGCGTGCGCCGGCGCGCGCAGCTGCTCGCGCACCGACCCGACCTCGCGATCGTCTTCCTGCGCGGCAACGTCGACACGCGGTTGCGCAAGTGGCGCGCCGGCGAGGTCGACGCGCTCGTCCTCGCCGCCGCCGGACTCGCGCGGCTCGGGATCGCGGAGCCGGCCGCGCGGCCGCTGTCGACCGAGCTGCTGCTCCCGGCGATCGGGCAGGGGGCGCTGGCGCTCGAATGCCGCGCCGACGACGCGGCGACGCGCGCCTGTCTGCGCGTCGTCGCCGACGCCGACGCCGAGGTCGCCGTCGCCGCCGAGCGCGCCTTCCTCCACGCCATCGGCGGCGACTGCAACACGCCCATGGCTGCCCACGCCGAAGTCGCCGGCGCACGGGTCGCGCTGCGCGCCATGGTGATCGACCCGGACGGTCGCGAGCGCGTCGAGGCGCACGACGACGCGGCGCGCGGCGACGCCGAGCGGCTGGGAGCGGCGCTGGCCGCGCAGCTGCTCGCGCGCGGTGCAGGACGGCTCCTCGGGCGATGA
- the ccsA gene encoding cytochrome c biogenesis protein CcsA, protein MMEILLLRCAAGLYLAATAAVLTAITSQREFPTRLLGWLLGGGLFLHVVSIVLRGAQVAHLPVATQGEALSMLAAVLVALFLVLQRRTGLLALGAVVMPLAFGLTLAASVLKGGAEPLPPVLRSLWLPVHVAFAFLGDAVFGIACSASVLYLVQERRLKAHRGRGVLRRLPSLETLDRLSHTCLQWGLVLLTVAIVTGIVWAHEAWGQAWTGDPKVVFTLLVWGLYVVLLQGRMTAGWRGRWAAQLTIAGFTVLVASLVSVNLLGLGIHGRGY, encoded by the coding sequence ATGATGGAGATACTGCTGCTGCGCTGCGCGGCCGGGCTCTATCTGGCCGCGACCGCGGCGGTGCTCACCGCCATCACCTCGCAGCGCGAGTTTCCGACGCGACTCCTCGGCTGGCTGCTCGGCGGCGGGCTCTTCCTGCACGTGGTGTCGATCGTCCTGCGCGGTGCGCAGGTGGCGCACCTGCCGGTCGCGACCCAGGGCGAGGCGCTGTCGATGCTGGCGGCGGTGCTGGTCGCCCTGTTCCTGGTGCTCCAGCGGCGCACCGGACTCCTCGCCCTCGGGGCGGTCGTGATGCCGCTCGCGTTCGGCCTGACGCTCGCCGCGAGCGTGTTGAAGGGCGGGGCGGAGCCGTTGCCGCCGGTGCTGCGCAGCCTGTGGCTGCCGGTGCACGTCGCCTTCGCGTTCCTCGGCGACGCCGTGTTCGGCATCGCATGCAGCGCGAGCGTTCTCTATCTCGTCCAGGAGCGCCGCCTGAAGGCCCACCGCGGGCGCGGCGTCCTGCGCCGCCTGCCGTCGCTCGAGACGCTCGACCGGCTGAGCCACACCTGTCTCCAGTGGGGTCTCGTGCTGCTCACGGTCGCCATCGTGACCGGCATCGTGTGGGCGCACGAGGCGTGGGGGCAGGCGTGGACGGGCGATCCGAAGGTCGTCTTCACGCTCCTCGTGTGGGGCCTCTACGTCGTGCTGCTCCAGGGGCGCATGACGGCCGGGTGGCGCGGGCGCTGGGCGGCGCAGCTCACCATCGCGGGGTTCACGGTGCTGGTGGCGTCGCTGGTGAGCGTCAACCTGCTCGGACTCGGGATCCACGGCCGCGGGTACTGA
- a CDS encoding ABC transporter substrate-binding protein, giving the protein MVALDADPQSLDPRFGSDATAARVADLIHLGLTRGDDGAHRLPALATRWTQPDPTTVIFTLRDDVRFPDGTPLTADDVRATYEAVLDPAVGSPKRAALAALATVEAPHPQTVVMRLREPFPPFLDATGLGILPAARAREAGEVAVGAGPYRVRERRTGEQIVLVANPGWPGPRPALDPLVLRVVPDAITRVLELARGGLDLSQDVPEPELLDWLAARPGLAVEQRTGTSFGYLALNQGDPRLADRRVRRALAHALDRETLLRVVLGGHGRLATGMLAPEHWAHAPVPAPRYDPARARRLLDRAGLRDPDGGGPAPRLRLVYKTSGVPLRRRLAEAIQAQLAAVGVALDVRTYEWATLFADVRAGRFETTALAWVGVGDPDLYFLTLHSTMVPPAGYNRGHFASPVMDRLLARARYASDPAERRRLYARVQRRAAHDLPIVPLWWEDRVVVRSTRLTGFAPTASGALDALARARLD; this is encoded by the coding sequence GTGGTGGCACTCGACGCCGACCCGCAGAGCCTCGATCCGCGCTTCGGCAGCGATGCGACCGCGGCCCGCGTGGCCGACCTGATCCACCTCGGTCTCACTCGCGGCGACGACGGCGCGCATCGCCTGCCGGCCCTGGCGACGCGCTGGACGCAACCCGACCCGACGACCGTGATCTTCACGCTGCGGGACGACGTCCGCTTTCCCGACGGAACGCCGCTCACCGCCGACGACGTACGCGCGACCTACGAGGCGGTCCTCGACCCGGCCGTCGGCTCGCCGAAACGGGCGGCGCTGGCCGCCCTCGCGACCGTCGAGGCTCCCCACCCGCAGACGGTGGTGATGCGGCTGCGCGAGCCGTTCCCGCCCTTCCTCGACGCCACCGGGCTCGGCATCCTGCCCGCGGCCCGAGCCCGCGAGGCGGGCGAGGTCGCCGTCGGGGCCGGACCGTATCGGGTGCGGGAACGACGGACGGGCGAGCAGATCGTGCTGGTCGCGAATCCCGGCTGGCCGGGCCCCCGCCCTGCCCTCGACCCGCTCGTCCTGCGGGTCGTTCCCGACGCCATCACCCGGGTGCTCGAGCTGGCGCGCGGCGGGCTCGACCTGTCGCAGGACGTACCCGAGCCCGAGCTCCTCGACTGGCTCGCCGCCCGCCCCGGGCTCGCCGTGGAGCAACGTACCGGCACCAGCTTCGGCTACCTCGCGCTGAACCAGGGCGATCCGCGCCTCGCCGATCGTCGCGTGCGGCGCGCGCTCGCCCACGCCCTCGACCGCGAGACGCTGCTGCGGGTCGTGCTCGGCGGCCACGGTCGGCTCGCGACCGGCATGCTGGCACCCGAGCACTGGGCCCATGCACCGGTGCCCGCGCCGCGCTACGACCCGGCCCGCGCGCGCCGCCTCCTCGACCGCGCCGGGCTGCGCGATCCCGACGGCGGCGGGCCGGCGCCGCGCCTGCGTCTCGTCTACAAGACGTCCGGCGTGCCGCTGCGACGACGTCTTGCGGAAGCGATCCAGGCCCAGCTCGCCGCGGTCGGCGTCGCCCTCGACGTGCGTACCTACGAGTGGGCGACGCTGTTCGCCGACGTGCGCGCCGGCCGCTTCGAGACCACGGCGCTCGCCTGGGTCGGCGTCGGCGATCCGGACCTCTACTTCCTGACGCTGCATTCGACGATGGTGCCGCCGGCCGGCTACAACCGCGGCCACTTCGCGAGCCCGGTGATGGACCGTCTGCTGGCGCGCGCCCGATACGCCTCCGATCCCGCCGAACGGCGGCGGCTCTACGCGCGCGTCCAGCGGCGCGCCGCGCACGACCTCCCGATCGTGCCGCTCTGGTGGGAGGACCGCGTCGTCGTGCGCTCGACGCGCCTCACCGGCTTCGCGCCGACGGCGAGCGGCGCGCTCGACGCGCTCGCGCGGGCCCGACTCGACTGA
- a CDS encoding transglycosylase SLT domain-containing protein codes for MMRTLVVAALLWLVPVVAQAANASFPRPASMEHQIRFWRTIFADYGKRQIVVHDTIDLDRIYSVLDFRALAADPSIGPIRLERIEKDAIEQELARLRALFARFAAGVDPATLPADEKRIYDLFARDTDPRKFEVAAGEKRLRTQRGIREKFEHGYRTARRYFPEMERIFRDEGLPTDLTRLPLIESCFNLEAYSKVGAAGIWQFMPSTGKIFALQVDNVVDERRDPILATRAAARFLRDSHQRLGSWPLAITAYNHGPGGLARAVRETGSRDIGHIVRHYDGPAFGFASRNFYAEFLAALDVDKHHEAWFGQVPQWPLDPTRVRALEAPIGFEAAARVARTDRNTLAALNPALMDPILSGARAIPSGYALRIPAAGASGFDERFAEIQAETRVTRVARPAAPPRGEGKTKNARAFATHKVTKGQTLSGIAQRYGVSVTALKSANRMGRSASIRPGQVLRIPSKS; via the coding sequence ATGATGCGGACACTCGTCGTCGCAGCCCTCCTCTGGCTCGTTCCGGTCGTCGCGCAGGCGGCGAACGCGAGCTTCCCGCGTCCCGCCAGCATGGAGCACCAGATCCGCTTCTGGCGCACCATCTTCGCGGACTACGGCAAGCGGCAGATCGTCGTCCACGACACCATCGATCTCGACCGCATCTACAGCGTCCTCGACTTCCGCGCCCTCGCGGCCGATCCGAGCATCGGTCCGATCCGCCTCGAGCGCATCGAGAAGGACGCCATCGAGCAGGAGCTGGCGCGGCTGCGGGCCCTGTTCGCGCGCTTCGCCGCCGGCGTCGATCCGGCCACCTTGCCCGCCGACGAGAAGCGCATCTACGACCTCTTCGCGCGCGATACCGATCCGCGCAAGTTCGAGGTGGCGGCGGGCGAGAAGCGGCTGCGAACCCAGCGCGGCATCCGCGAGAAGTTCGAGCACGGCTATCGCACCGCGCGGCGCTACTTCCCGGAGATGGAGCGTATCTTCCGCGACGAGGGGCTGCCGACCGACCTGACGCGGCTGCCGCTGATCGAGTCGTGCTTCAACCTCGAGGCGTACTCGAAGGTCGGCGCCGCCGGCATCTGGCAGTTCATGCCGAGCACCGGGAAGATCTTCGCCTTGCAGGTCGACAACGTCGTCGACGAGCGCCGAGATCCCATCCTCGCGACGCGCGCCGCGGCGCGCTTCCTGCGCGACTCGCATCAGCGCCTCGGCTCGTGGCCGCTCGCCATCACCGCCTACAACCACGGCCCCGGCGGTCTCGCCCGTGCCGTGCGCGAGACCGGCAGCCGCGACATCGGACACATCGTCCGCCACTACGACGGTCCGGCGTTCGGCTTCGCGTCGCGCAACTTCTACGCCGAGTTCCTCGCCGCGCTCGACGTCGACAAGCACCACGAGGCCTGGTTCGGCCAGGTCCCGCAGTGGCCGCTCGATCCCACCCGCGTGCGCGCGCTCGAGGCGCCGATCGGCTTCGAGGCCGCCGCGCGCGTCGCCCGCACCGATCGGAACACGCTGGCGGCGCTCAACCCGGCCCTGATGGACCCGATCCTCAGCGGCGCGCGCGCGATCCCCTCCGGGTATGCCCTGCGCATCCCGGCGGCGGGTGCGAGCGGCTTCGACGAGCGTTTCGCCGAGATCCAGGCCGAAACGCGCGTCACGCGCGTCGCCAGGCCGGCGGCACCGCCGCGCGGCGAGGGCAAGACGAAGAACGCGCGCGCCTTCGCCACCCACAAGGTGACGAAGGGCCAGACGCTGTCGGGCATCGCCCAGCGCTACGGCGTGAGCGTCACGGCGCTGAAGAGCGCCAATCGCATGGGTCGCTCGGCCTCGATCCGTCCCGGCCAGGTCCTGCGCATCCCCAGCAAGAGCTGA
- the mutM gene encoding bifunctional DNA-formamidopyrimidine glycosylase/DNA-(apurinic or apyrimidinic site) lyase, translating to MPELPEVETVVRGLAPAVMGRRITAVTVRDGRLRVPVATDLPARLAGRRITDLGRHGKFILAPLDDAAVWLVHLGMTGRLTIGPARDAYAAHDHVVVDLEGGGRLIYNDARRFGRIDVVAAADVARETVPGVDALAPGYTPELIFALSRRRRTSVKALLMDQRQIAGLGNIYVSEILFRAGIRPGRAAGRLSRADCARIVAETGVVLGAAIARGGSSISDFRNQAGDPGSYQDAHAVYDRAGAPCLVCGAPVRMRVIAGRSTFWCACCQR from the coding sequence GTGCCCGAGCTTCCCGAGGTCGAGACGGTCGTGCGCGGCCTGGCCCCCGCCGTCATGGGTCGGCGCATCACCGCCGTGACGGTGCGTGACGGTCGCCTGCGGGTGCCGGTGGCGACCGATCTCCCGGCGCGCCTCGCGGGGCGCCGCATCACCGACCTCGGCCGGCACGGCAAGTTCATCCTGGCGCCGCTCGACGACGCCGCCGTGTGGCTGGTCCACCTCGGCATGACCGGACGGCTGACCATCGGCCCCGCACGCGACGCCTATGCCGCGCACGATCACGTCGTCGTCGACCTCGAGGGCGGGGGCCGGCTGATCTACAACGACGCGCGTCGCTTCGGCCGCATCGACGTCGTCGCCGCGGCGGACGTCGCGCGCGAGACGGTTCCGGGCGTCGACGCGCTGGCACCCGGCTACACGCCGGAGCTGATCTTCGCGCTCTCGCGGCGGCGGCGGACGTCGGTGAAGGCGCTGCTGATGGACCAGCGGCAGATCGCGGGGCTGGGCAACATCTACGTCAGCGAGATCCTCTTCCGCGCCGGCATCCGGCCGGGTCGCGCCGCCGGACGGCTCTCGCGCGCGGACTGCGCGCGCATCGTCGCCGAGACCGGCGTCGTGCTCGGCGCCGCGATCGCGCGCGGCGGGTCGTCGATCTCCGACTTCCGCAACCAGGCCGGCGATCCCGGCTCGTACCAGGACGCGCATGCGGTCTACGACCGCGCCGGCGCGCCGTGCCTCGTGTGCGGCGCGCCGGTGCGGATGCGCGTCATCGCCGGGCGGTCGACGTTCTGGTGCGCCTGCTGCCAGCGCTGA
- a CDS encoding ABC transporter permease — MLRRLLLCVPTLLGISLLVFAFLALVPGDPVEMMLGESAAPADSAAVRAQLGLDRPLVERLAAFLGDLARGDLGTSITYRAPVAQVIAERWPATLELAAAAFVTALLLALPLGVLAGLRPHGPGDRLARLVSLAGTCLPSFWVGPLLVLVFSFWLGWLPVSGRGGPAHLVLPAVTLALGMAGVLVRLTRASLLVALREDHVRTARAKGCSPGRVLVVHALRTALVPVVTVASLQGGALLAGAIVTETVFAWPGLGRLMVQAISTRDYPLVQGCVLVLAAGYVLVNALADVLAARLDPRLRDAA; from the coding sequence ATGTTGCGCCGGCTCCTTCTGTGCGTGCCGACGCTGCTCGGCATCTCGCTGCTCGTCTTCGCCTTCCTCGCGCTCGTGCCCGGCGACCCGGTCGAGATGATGCTCGGCGAATCGGCGGCGCCCGCCGACTCGGCGGCGGTGCGGGCACAGCTGGGCCTCGACCGCCCGCTCGTCGAGCGGCTCGCGGCCTTCCTCGGCGACCTCGCACGCGGCGATCTCGGCACCTCGATCACCTACCGCGCGCCGGTGGCGCAGGTCATCGCCGAGCGCTGGCCCGCCACGCTCGAGCTGGCCGCCGCCGCGTTCGTCACCGCGCTGCTGCTGGCCCTGCCTCTCGGCGTGCTCGCCGGGCTGCGCCCGCACGGGCCCGGCGATCGCCTCGCTCGTCTCGTGAGCCTGGCAGGGACGTGCCTGCCGAGCTTCTGGGTCGGGCCCCTCCTCGTCCTCGTGTTCTCGTTCTGGCTCGGCTGGCTGCCGGTGTCGGGGCGGGGCGGTCCCGCCCACCTCGTCCTGCCGGCGGTGACGCTCGCGCTCGGCATGGCGGGCGTCCTCGTGCGCCTCACGCGCGCGAGCCTCCTCGTCGCGTTGCGCGAGGACCACGTCCGCACGGCACGCGCGAAGGGGTGCAGCCCGGGACGGGTCCTCGTCGTGCACGCGCTGCGCACCGCGCTCGTGCCGGTCGTCACGGTCGCGAGCCTCCAGGGCGGCGCACTCCTCGCCGGAGCCATCGTCACCGAGACCGTGTTCGCGTGGCCCGGACTCGGGCGCCTCATGGTGCAGGCGATCTCGACGCGCGACTACCCGCTCGTGCAGGGCTGCGTGCTGGTCCTCGCCGCGGGCTACGTCCTCGTGAACGCGCTCGCCGACGTCCTCGCCGCGCGCCTCGACCCGAGGCTCCGCGATGCCGCGTAG
- the hemA gene encoding glutamyl-tRNA reductase has translation MEGHGIVVIGLSHHTAPIALREQVAFANGVIEPALRELVTLPGVQEGVIVSTCNRVEVVAYGGDAAAASDAIPEFLGRVHGCGTRELRQALYVHEGREAVRHLFRVAASLDSMVVGEPQILGQLKDQYAVAASLGTSGRVLHRCFHKSFSVAKRVRSETGIAEKAVSVGSAAVELAGGIFERFADKTALLVGAGTMGEVTARQLLARGTGSLLVANRTYARALDVARELGGLPVPFERLARYLPLADLVIGAAAAGPDFLLRRGQVEDAMRERRHRPMFIIDLAVPRAIEPAVQELDGVYVYDIDDLDGVIAENQGARATEALRAEAIVDAEVDAFWRWLEGLDVVPTIVAIRDKVEAIRQRELARHLAALGPVDARQREAIERLTRAIVNKILHAPLTALRGHQAAPGESFYVEAARALFQLGEDAPDAALAAVPVPGDDDEDA, from the coding sequence GTGGAGGGACACGGCATCGTCGTGATCGGACTCAGCCACCACACGGCACCGATCGCGTTGCGGGAGCAGGTGGCGTTCGCGAACGGCGTCATCGAGCCGGCGCTGCGCGAGCTCGTGACGCTGCCGGGGGTGCAGGAGGGCGTCATCGTCTCCACGTGCAACCGCGTCGAGGTGGTGGCCTACGGCGGCGACGCGGCCGCGGCGTCCGACGCCATTCCCGAGTTCCTGGGGCGGGTCCACGGCTGCGGCACGCGGGAGCTGCGCCAGGCGCTGTACGTGCACGAGGGACGCGAGGCCGTGCGCCATCTCTTCCGCGTCGCCGCCAGCCTCGACTCGATGGTGGTCGGCGAGCCGCAGATCCTGGGGCAGCTGAAGGACCAGTACGCCGTCGCGGCGTCGCTCGGTACGTCGGGGCGCGTGTTGCACCGCTGCTTCCACAAGTCGTTCTCGGTCGCCAAGCGGGTGCGCAGCGAGACCGGCATCGCGGAGAAGGCGGTGTCGGTCGGGTCGGCCGCCGTGGAGCTGGCGGGCGGCATCTTCGAGCGCTTCGCCGACAAGACGGCGCTGCTCGTGGGCGCGGGCACCATGGGCGAGGTCACGGCCCGCCAGCTGCTCGCGCGCGGCACCGGCTCGCTGCTGGTCGCGAACCGCACCTACGCGCGTGCGCTCGACGTCGCGCGTGAGCTCGGCGGTCTGCCGGTTCCGTTCGAGCGTCTGGCGCGGTATCTCCCGCTCGCCGACCTCGTGATCGGCGCCGCCGCCGCCGGTCCCGACTTCCTGCTGCGCCGCGGGCAGGTCGAGGACGCCATGCGCGAGCGGCGGCATCGTCCCATGTTCATCATCGACCTCGCGGTGCCGCGCGCGATCGAGCCGGCGGTACAGGAGCTGGACGGCGTGTACGTCTACGACATCGACGACCTCGACGGCGTGATCGCCGAGAATCAGGGCGCGCGCGCCACCGAGGCGCTGCGCGCCGAGGCGATCGTCGATGCGGAGGTCGACGCGTTCTGGCGCTGGCTCGAGGGGCTCGACGTCGTGCCGACGATCGTCGCCATCCGCGACAAGGTCGAGGCGATCCGGCAGCGCGAGCTGGCGCGTCACCTCGCGGCGCTCGGGCCCGTCGACGCGCGCCAGCGCGAGGCGATCGAGCGTCTGACGCGCGCCATCGTCAACAAGATACTCCACGCACCGCTGACCGCGCTGCGCGGGCACCAGGCGGCACCGGGCGAGTCGTTCTACGTCGAGGCGGCGCGCGCGCTGTTCCAGCTCGGCGAGGACGCGCCGGACGCGGCACTCGCCGCCGTTCCCGTCCCCGGCGACGACGACGAGGACGCGTGA
- a CDS encoding ABC transporter permease: MPRSRRRGRRGVAAALTGLFLLALAAVAAPLLTPNPRTTDLDARLRPPSAAHPFGQDALGRDVLARVLGGARVALGVAVVSVAISLALGVLLGALAGFAGGWVDVVVSRLVDVFLAFPGLLLAIALAAVLGPGIGNVVVALSVLGWTGYARLARGEVARLARRDFTRAARALGATPTRIVGHHLLPLAAPALLVQAAFGLSAAVIAEGSLSFLGLGAPPPDPTWGGMLDEGRQFLLVAPHLVVFPGLALAGTVLLFQLLGDALRDLLDVRDEPA; encoded by the coding sequence ATGCCGCGTAGCCGGCGGCGGGGTCGGCGCGGCGTCGCCGCCGCCCTGACCGGCCTCTTCCTGCTGGCGCTCGCCGCCGTCGCGGCGCCGCTCCTCACGCCGAACCCGCGCACCACCGACCTCGACGCACGGCTGCGGCCGCCGAGCGCCGCGCACCCGTTCGGCCAGGACGCGCTCGGGCGCGACGTGCTGGCGCGCGTCCTCGGCGGCGCCCGCGTCGCGCTCGGGGTGGCGGTCGTCTCGGTGGCGATCTCGCTGGCGCTCGGCGTGCTCCTCGGCGCGCTGGCCGGCTTCGCCGGCGGCTGGGTCGACGTCGTCGTCTCGCGACTCGTCGACGTCTTCCTCGCGTTCCCCGGGCTGCTGCTGGCGATCGCGCTCGCGGCCGTCCTCGGCCCGGGCATCGGCAACGTCGTGGTCGCGCTCAGCGTCCTCGGCTGGACGGGTTACGCCCGGCTCGCCCGCGGCGAGGTCGCGCGGCTCGCGCGGCGCGACTTCACCCGTGCCGCCCGGGCCCTCGGCGCGACGCCCACGCGCATCGTCGGGCACCATCTGCTGCCCCTCGCCGCACCGGCGCTGCTCGTGCAGGCGGCCTTCGGGCTGTCGGCCGCAGTGATCGCGGAGGGCAGCCTGTCGTTTCTCGGGCTCGGCGCGCCGCCGCCCGACCCGACCTGGGGCGGCATGCTCGACGAGGGACGCCAGTTCCTGCTCGTGGCGCCGCACCTCGTCGTCTTTCCGGGCCTCGCCCTCGCCGGGACGGTGCTCCTCTTCCAGCTGCTCGGCGACGCCCTCCGCGACCTGCTCGACGTCCGCGACGAGCCGGCCTGA
- the cobA gene encoding uroporphyrinogen-III C-methyltransferase produces the protein MSGRVVLVGAGPGDPGLLTLRGREWLAAADVVVCDYLVHGRLLEAVRPEAEVIRVGSSHGDPHRLSQQAIEALLIARAREGKLVVRLKNGDPFLFGRGGEEATALRAAAVPFEVVSGVTSALAVPAWAGIPVTHRAHASLVTIATGHQAATPDVPSAPPQLPWELLARLGGTLVFLMGIRHLEAILERLLAGGLDPAMPAAVVERGTLGTQRTVVATAATLAEQARTAAVRAPAVLVIGRVVELREQVAWVTDRPLLGRRIVVTRPRDQAPELARLLEACGAEVLVAPTIVLDPPVDPAPLERAVAAADAYDWIVFTSANGVRAFFARYDAPALPVFTVGQATAQVAHASGFRTVVSADGTGEDLADLLARRLHPDDGAILHPAAETVSFSLAAALEPLGFEVREIAVYRALVATELPPTAVRALSEHSADGILFFSVRTAAQFVTLAQKAKLQPALVSVTAFALSDQIARALRIVRWRTVRIAERPDLGGLLDAVDQSQGL, from the coding sequence ATGAGCGGCCGCGTCGTCCTCGTCGGGGCGGGGCCGGGCGATCCGGGACTGCTCACGCTGCGCGGCCGCGAGTGGCTCGCCGCCGCCGACGTCGTCGTCTGCGACTATCTCGTCCATGGCCGCCTGCTCGAGGCCGTGCGGCCCGAGGCCGAGGTGATCCGCGTCGGCTCCTCGCACGGCGATCCGCACCGCCTCTCGCAGCAGGCGATCGAGGCGTTGCTGATCGCGCGGGCACGCGAGGGCAAGCTCGTCGTGCGCCTCAAGAACGGCGACCCGTTCCTCTTCGGACGCGGCGGCGAGGAGGCCACGGCGCTGCGCGCGGCGGCCGTGCCGTTCGAGGTCGTGTCCGGGGTTACGTCGGCGCTCGCGGTGCCGGCCTGGGCGGGCATCCCCGTCACGCACCGCGCCCACGCGTCGCTGGTGACGATCGCGACCGGGCACCAGGCCGCGACGCCCGACGTCCCGAGCGCGCCCCCCCAGCTGCCGTGGGAGCTCCTCGCCCGGCTCGGCGGGACGCTCGTCTTCCTGATGGGCATCCGCCACCTCGAAGCCATCCTCGAGCGCCTGCTCGCAGGCGGACTCGATCCGGCGATGCCCGCTGCCGTCGTCGAGCGCGGCACGCTCGGCACCCAGCGCACCGTGGTCGCGACCGCGGCGACGCTCGCGGAGCAGGCCCGCACCGCCGCCGTGCGCGCCCCGGCGGTGCTGGTGATCGGCCGGGTGGTCGAGCTGCGCGAGCAGGTCGCCTGGGTGACGGATCGGCCGCTGCTCGGGCGTCGCATCGTGGTCACGCGCCCGCGCGACCAGGCGCCCGAGCTGGCGCGTCTCCTCGAGGCATGCGGCGCGGAGGTTCTCGTCGCGCCCACGATCGTGCTCGATCCGCCCGTCGATCCCGCCCCGCTCGAGCGCGCGGTCGCCGCGGCGGACGCGTACGATTGGATCGTCTTCACGAGCGCCAACGGCGTGCGCGCATTCTTCGCCCGCTACGACGCCCCCGCGCTGCCGGTCTTCACGGTCGGCCAGGCGACGGCGCAGGTGGCCCACGCCTCGGGCTTCCGCACCGTGGTCAGCGCCGACGGGACCGGCGAGGACCTGGCCGACCTGCTGGCGCGGCGGCTGCATCCCGACGACGGGGCGATCCTGCACCCCGCCGCCGAGACGGTGTCCTTCAGCCTGGCCGCGGCGCTGGAGCCGCTGGGGTTCGAGGTGCGCGAGATCGCCGTGTACCGCGCGCTGGTCGCGACCGAGCTGCCGCCCACCGCCGTACGCGCACTGTCCGAGCATTCGGCGGACGGCATCCTGTTTTTTTCCGTTCGCACCGCCGCGCAGTTTGTTACGCTGGCGCAGAAGGCGAAGCTGCAACCCGCCCTCGTCTCCGTGACCGCCTTCGCGCTCAGCGACCAGATCGCGCGCGCGCTCCGCATCGTACGCTGGCGTACGGTACGCATCGCGGAACGGCCGGACCTGGGCGGGCTGCTGGACGCCGTGGATCAGAGCCAGGGCCTCTAG
- a CDS encoding bifunctional precorrin-2 dehydrogenase/sirohydrochlorin ferrochelatase, which translates to MRTHPVFLRLEGRACVVVGGDEAALAKALACREAGAAVTIIAPELPPGAEAGMRWLRRGYEAGDLRGAALCYAVTADAALIARLEDEARRERVLLNVLDVPAACDFFAAAVVTRGDLQIAVGTGGESPALAARLRRRLADLVGPEYDTYLTILGAVRRRLDAGPGRGAVLAALLDSDLLELVRRDDRPGIDRLLAEVAGRACTLGALGLEAPSR; encoded by the coding sequence ATGCGAACCCACCCCGTCTTCCTGCGCCTCGAGGGGCGCGCCTGCGTGGTGGTCGGGGGCGACGAGGCCGCGCTCGCCAAGGCCCTGGCCTGTCGCGAGGCCGGGGCCGCGGTCACGATCATCGCGCCGGAGCTGCCGCCGGGGGCCGAGGCGGGGATGCGCTGGCTACGGCGCGGGTACGAAGCGGGCGACCTTCGCGGCGCCGCGCTCTGCTACGCCGTCACCGCCGACGCGGCGTTGATCGCCCGCCTCGAGGACGAGGCGCGGCGCGAGCGGGTGCTCCTGAACGTCCTCGACGTCCCCGCCGCCTGCGATTTCTTTGCGGCCGCCGTGGTCACGCGCGGCGACCTCCAGATCGCCGTCGGTACCGGCGGCGAGAGCCCCGCGCTGGCCGCACGCCTGCGCCGCCGGCTCGCCGATCTCGTCGGGCCCGAGTACGACACCTACCTGACGATTCTCGGTGCCGTCCGCCGGCGCCTCGACGCCGGGCCGGGGCGCGGTGCGGTTCTCGCCGCGCTGCTCGACTCCGACCTCCTCGAGCTCGTCCGTCGCGACGATCGCCCCGGCATCGACCGCTTGCTGGCCGAGGTCGCGGGCCGCGCCTGCACGCTCGGCGCGCTTGGTCTCGAGGCGCCCTCACGATGA